A stretch of DNA from Candidatus Flexicrinis affinis:
GCGAGCACTTCGGCCGCAAAACGCGCCGGATGCTTGAACGCCTTGCGCTTGTTGCAATCGGGGCAGGCCAGCGCGAGGTTTGCCGGTACATTCGGCCCGCCGCGCACCACACCGAGGATGTGGTCGATCTCGAACTCGGCATCTACGACGGACGCGCTGCACCAACTGCACTTGCCGCCGCTGTCGAGCACAATGCCGCGCAGTTCGTCGGCCGTGACAGCACCCGGCGACCCTGCGGCGCGT
This window harbors:
- a CDS encoding HNH endonuclease is translated as MKYSDRLHEKALERYANGLNSRARAAGSPGAVTADELRGIVLDSGGKCSWCSASVVDAEFEIDHILGVVRGGPNVPANLALACPDCNKRKAFKHPARFAAEVLARGAPRTPFIDSVLERYGGDDPGIQGDMFVDEPPTDRMIRADDDSDESPAPYVW